GGCGAATACGTGGATCGACAATAGCGACGACAATGTCGGCGATTAGGTTTCCAAGCAGAACGAGGATGGCCGAGAACATCAAAAGCCCCATCACAACCGGATAGTCGCTATAGCCAAGGCTATCCAGGAACAACCGTCCCATTCCCGGCCAGGTAAAGACGGTTTCGGTCACCAGAGCGCCGGTGAGAACACTGGGAAGCTGCATCCCGGCCAAGGTAATCATCGGCAAGAGTGCGTTGCCGACGACATGCCTCATCAGAATCCGCCGTTCGCTCAATCCCTTGGCCCGAGCCGTCTTGACGAAGTCCTGGCTGATGGCGTCGAGGGTCGCCGTCCGCATGTAGCGGCTCCAGATCGCGACATGGACCAGCGACAGCACGATACTTGGCAGGATCAAATGGTGGAGATATCCCAGGATCGAGGCATCTCCGATCTCGGACATATTGCCCGCGGGCAGCCAGCCCAGCTTCAGGGAAAAGATGTAGATGCCGACGAGTCCGAACCAGAAGGTAGGGACCGACAAAGCGATCATGGCACCGACAGTCGCTAGATAGTCGAATAGCGAGTAGCGGCGTGTGGCGCCCCGAATTCCAATCCAGGCGCCAATGGAGATCGCAATCACGGTTGAAGATCCCATCAGCAGCAGCGTGGCGAACACGTGGCTGCCAATGATCTGCAATACCGGCGCTCCGTCGCGGAAGGAGTGTCCCCAGTCGCCCTGCAGCAGCCGCCATGCCCAGTCCAGGTATTGGATCCATATAGGCCGATCGAGGCCAAGCAATCCCTTCAGCCGCTCGATATCCTGCTGGGTCATTCCGGGATCGAGCCCGAATTGCGCCAGTGGGCCGCCCGGGAGGAGGTTCAGAATGCCGAAGCCGATGATCGAAACGATCACAAGCAGCACCAGGCTCTGCGAGAGGCGATTGAGCAGGAAGCCGCGCATTCTGAGTCCTCCGTTGTGGGTTGGCGATTTTAGGCTGTTGCCGTCGCCGCAGTGAAATCCGGCGACGGCAATAGGATGGATCAGGCCTTCCAGCGCCAGTCTGCGGCATGCCACGACGCGGTGCGCGTGTTGGCATTGGGCTTGAAACCGTCCAACCCTGCCTTGCGTCCGAGCACGTTGGTGATCGCTAACAGCGGCAGGAAGGGCAGATCGTGACGCACCACTTCCTGCACGCGGTTATAGATCCCGTGCCGCTCTTCCTGATCGAAGCTGCGAGCACCCTTTTCAAGCAGGGCATCGACTTCGGGGTTGGAATACTGCCCGGTGTTCGAACCGTGCCCGCCTTGAGCAGCGATTGCCTTCGTATGGAGGCGGTTTGTGGCGTCGGGGTCCGCGGCAATCAGATAGGTAACGCCCACCATGGCGGTGTCGAACTGCGACTTCAGCCAGAATTCGCCCCACATGACCGCAGCCGGCAAGTTCGAGATCGTCATCTCGACGCCGATCTCGGCAAACGTCTGCTGCAGGAACTGCTGCGTCTGCTCGCGAAGATTGTTGCCTGACGTCGTCGAATTGGCAAAGGACAGTCGCACTCCATCCTTGGCGCGAATTCCATCCGGGCCTGGCGCCCAGCCGGCCTCATCCAGAATTTGTCGCGCGCGGTCCATATTGAATTCCTGCGCGGGCAGGTTCGGATTGTAGTAGTAGGACTCCTTCGGCATGAAGGTCTCGGTGAGAGTGCCCACGCCGTAATAGATCGTGTCAACGATCGCTTTCCTGTCCATTGCGGCGTAAAGCGCCTGGCGCACTGCCAGGTCCTTGAACTGCGGGCGCCCCAGATTGAGGTAGATCGACTCCACGGATGCGCCGGTCTCCAGTGTCACCACGCGGTCTGGCAATTCGCGGGCTTCAGCATAATGGTCGGCGGTAATGTAGGATTGATCGACCAGGTCGACGTCGCCGCTCTTGAACTGCGTGTAGAGCACCGTCATATCGGGGATGTATTTGAAGATGAGCTGCTCGACATAGGGGCCCTCGCCGGCATACTCGGGGTTGGCGACGAGCTCGATATGGTCGCCGGCTACCCGTTGGCTCCACTTGAAAGCGCCGGTGCCGATCGGCGCCTGGTTGAACGCCGCTGTATTCGGATCGCCCTCTTTCCCCAGGATGTGCTTGGGCACTATGAAGGTTTCGGCCAGGAACGACAGATAGGGCGCAAAAGCCTCCTTCATCCGCCAGGTGATCTCGGTGGGCGAAACCACCGTAATGTCCTGCACGAGCGAATGGCCGCTTGTACGCCAAGCGCGAAATTTCGGGTTGGTGATGAGCTCAAGGGTGAATTTCACGTCCTCGGCCGTGAAGGGCTCGCCGTCGTGCCAGCGAACATTGTCACGTAACCGGATGCGCCAGTTGAGACCATCCTCCGAAATGCCGCCGTTCTTCTGGCTTGGCACCTCGGCCGCGAGGTTCGGCTGAAGGACACCTTCGGCATCCATCCTGACCAACGCATCGAAAACCGAGAAATGGACCGCGTCATCGACTTCGATATGCGCCATCAGCGGATTGAACACCGTCGGCTCTTGTGAGAGGCCGACGACGACGCGACCGGCCGGGCCCGTGGCAGGGGTCTTGGCGAAAGCGGACTTGCCCAGAAGATTGGGCGCGATCAAGCCTGCAGCCCCCCCTAGCGCCATCAGTCGGAGTGCCTGGCGTCTCGAATAGTTGGATGTAGTCGTTGCATTTTTGGTCATCGTAGTTCCTCTCTTGTTATTTTTCATGCGTTTGCTGCAATGGGACGGGCATTGCCTGGCCGCTCCCCCGGAATCGCCGCCACGAGTTGGCGCGTGTAGGCTGCTTGCGGGTTCAGGAATATCTGCGAGGGCGGTCCGCGCTCGACGATCCGGCCCTTCTGCATCACGGCGATTTCATCGCAGATTTGGCTGGCGACTCGCAGGTCGTGCGTGATGAAGACCATCGATACGCCAGTCTCGCGCTGGATCTGGTCCAGAAGCTGCAGGATCTGCGCCTGGATCGACACGTCGAGCGCGGAAACCGCCTCATCGGCAATGAGCAGCTTCGGTTTGAACATCAGCGCGCGCGCGATGCCTATGCGCTGGCGTTGCCCACCCGAGAACTCGTGCGGATAGCGGCCGAAGGCGCCGACATCGAGACCGACATGGGCCAGGAGCGCCCGCGCTTCCTCGCGCGCTTGGGCGTAAGGCATTCCGTGTGCCACCGGACCGACCGTGATGATATGGCCGACCGTTGAGCGTGGGTTCAGAGACGCGAAGGGATCCTGGAAGATCATCTGGATCCGCGGTCGAAGTGGGCGGAACTTCGCTTCGGAAAGCTTGGCGATGTCAGATCCCTCGAACAAAATCTCGCCGCCGTCGCTGTCCAGCAATTTGATCAGAAGCCGGCCCAGCGAGGATTTTCCTGAACCGCTCTCGCCTACGACGCCCAGGGTGCGGCCTTGCGCCAGTTCGAACGAAACCTCGTTCACCGCCATCACAATCCGCTGCGCTCCGAATAGCGCGCTGCCGCCACGATAGGTCTTCACCAGACCTTCGACTTTCAGGATCGGCTCCTTGCTGGCGGCTTCCGCACGAGGGCGATCTTCGCCGGTCAGATGCGGTACGGCCGCGATCAGGCGCTGCGTATAGGGATGCTTGGGCGACTTCAGCACCTGCTCGGCGCTGCCCTGCTCGACGATGTGACCTTTTTCCATCACCACGACGCTGTCGGCGATCTCCGCCACCACGCCAAAATC
The window above is part of the Mesorhizobium sp. B2-1-1 genome. Proteins encoded here:
- a CDS encoding ABC transporter permease — its product is MRGFLLNRLSQSLVLLVIVSIIGFGILNLLPGGPLAQFGLDPGMTQQDIERLKGLLGLDRPIWIQYLDWAWRLLQGDWGHSFRDGAPVLQIIGSHVFATLLLMGSSTVIAISIGAWIGIRGATRRYSLFDYLATVGAMIALSVPTFWFGLVGIYIFSLKLGWLPAGNMSEIGDASILGYLHHLILPSIVLSLVHVAIWSRYMRTATLDAISQDFVKTARAKGLSERRILMRHVVGNALLPMITLAGMQLPSVLTGALVTETVFTWPGMGRLFLDSLGYSDYPVVMGLLMFSAILVLLGNLIADIVVAIVDPRIRLA
- a CDS encoding peptide ABC transporter substrate-binding protein encodes the protein MTKNATTTSNYSRRQALRLMALGGAAGLIAPNLLGKSAFAKTPATGPAGRVVVGLSQEPTVFNPLMAHIEVDDAVHFSVFDALVRMDAEGVLQPNLAAEVPSQKNGGISEDGLNWRIRLRDNVRWHDGEPFTAEDVKFTLELITNPKFRAWRTSGHSLVQDITVVSPTEITWRMKEAFAPYLSFLAETFIVPKHILGKEGDPNTAAFNQAPIGTGAFKWSQRVAGDHIELVANPEYAGEGPYVEQLIFKYIPDMTVLYTQFKSGDVDLVDQSYITADHYAEARELPDRVVTLETGASVESIYLNLGRPQFKDLAVRQALYAAMDRKAIVDTIYYGVGTLTETFMPKESYYYNPNLPAQEFNMDRARQILDEAGWAPGPDGIRAKDGVRLSFANSTTSGNNLREQTQQFLQQTFAEIGVEMTISNLPAAVMWGEFWLKSQFDTAMVGVTYLIAADPDATNRLHTKAIAAQGGHGSNTGQYSNPEVDALLEKGARSFDQEERHGIYNRVQEVVRHDLPFLPLLAITNVLGRKAGLDGFKPNANTRTASWHAADWRWKA
- a CDS encoding ABC transporter ATP-binding protein, whose amino-acid sequence is MVASIQAVAPHDIALSVRDLTVSLPAGMERVHAVENISFDLKRGQILCIIGESGSGKSVTANAIMGLLPKVIRLSSGSIQLEGMNIIGMSPDKLRNLRGRVVSMIFQDPLSALNPLMTVGAQIDEVMAAHGYGTPKTCRDRAIELLTEVGLPDPELMYHQYPFRLSGGQRQRVMIAMALALEPTVLIADEPTTALDVTTQAQILELIRDIQRRKGMSVMFITHDFGVVAEIADSVVVMEKGHIVEQGSAEQVLKSPKHPYTQRLIAAVPHLTGEDRPRAEAASKEPILKVEGLVKTYRGGSALFGAQRIVMAVNEVSFELAQGRTLGVVGESGSGKSSLGRLLIKLLDSDGGEILFEGSDIAKLSEAKFRPLRPRIQMIFQDPFASLNPRSTVGHIITVGPVAHGMPYAQAREEARALLAHVGLDVGAFGRYPHEFSGGQRQRIGIARALMFKPKLLIADEAVSALDVSIQAQILQLLDQIQRETGVSMVFITHDLRVASQICDEIAVMQKGRIVERGPPSQIFLNPQAAYTRQLVAAIPGERPGNARPIAANA